Part of the Vespa crabro chromosome 15, iyVesCrab1.2, whole genome shotgun sequence genome is shown below.
AGCAACAAGTTCTGTTTTATATATCACGAAATAGACCTATCGTtggaagaataaataataagaacataaaTTTTGAAGTACAGAAATTTCCCTTGTGTATGCAACATCTTCATGCAGTATTGAGGAAAAGTCATCGTCTTAGTCATTATGCTCGTTTGTATTATAGTCTATTTTTAAAGGAAAGTGGAATGAAAATAGATGATGCTATTCAATATTGGAAAGAGGAATACTCTAAACCACATACCTGTACTTCTGTTTGTATGCATAAATGGCAAACAGAtgcgaaaaaatttatatacagtaTTAGACATCTTTATGGTTTAGAAGGATctcatagaaattataaatctCCCAGTTGTACtgttatgtgtgtatgtatttaattaatgttctATATCCTATCATAAACTATGTTaggagaaagaattttttttttaataatatattcatttcaattttagACACAAATTCCAGGACCCACATATGAAGGAGGTTgtccatttaaaaattttgattcagATAGGCTTACTAATCTTTTGAGTACTTCATTAACAAAAGatgaaatagataaatttcttaaaattatGCCTCTGCAAAAGCCAGAAATAATATGTACAACTTATTTCAAAATGGtacataaaaatagcaatgatgATGTCATTGTTAATAGTCCATTACAATACTATACAATGgcaaataatttgtattaattacattttttaaaacatacagtaagagaatatttatattattatatttttttgaactGATGCaattaacatatttatatcatatactttatgcgataagaataaagttatatataatatataaattgctgcttaaaatgtttatatatagtattatttacaatattatgttttaaaatatacaataattataatttggaAAACTTTTTTAATCCATCATCTATAACTTCATACGTCATACCATTTTTAACTAATATAGACAACACtcctattttatttaaatcagaTATGTTTCGTTGTTCATCATCAAAAAACATCATATCTTTATACTCGAcattagataattttttaatcctaacaaaattatttacataattattaatatcttttatattttagttgCAAATATATTCATAACATATGcattataacattttaaagAACTTACTGTGAGAAATGAGTTGTTTTGGAACCGGGATATATCtccttatatttaaaatatttttcccaATCTAGTAAGTTCAATAATTGTTTAGCACCTTTAATCTCTGAAGTGCGTGATGCTACGCCAAGCTCATATCCTTCCTCTGATAATTTCTTTAGTATATCAGGTACatctttataataatgtataatctGACCATGTGCATCTactatttcatcttttttcctaAAATATGTTACATctaatattgaattatattcattttagtGTAAAAGTATTTGTGCAAAAAAACCACAGAATATATTGAAGACATGTGATTggtatattacaataaaacaattatatatgatttcaACAAAACAAACCGTTTTACAAAAGGGGGTGTTACATGTGTATCAACCCAAAAAGGCCATAATGTATAgtctgaaaataaaataacagtaagaaaaaataataatacaatatttttagaaattaaaaatatgcaTTCTAACCTAAatcaaaaacaattatttttggtttcttttctgacatatttatttcaatttatttaacgaaCTTAGCACGCTTTATGTAATtacttaaaatttataaaaatcattaaattatagtacttaataaacgtaaaatatgatatatcttTGAACAACATATAATAGTATTACGTTTATATTGGTAGTACTGTACAAatatttgtcatttatatgtattcatTCGTAGATAAAAGTAGCTATTAAAAAAGCTACATATGTACAAATTAACTAGTTCCTTATGTTCTCATCGCCACgtagtattataaaaaaaaatcgagaatTAATAgtgattttataatgaatacaAAATTTACTCTAACAGTTATTCTCAATCAGTATTCTCAATAATTAAGAAACattgaatatatttgttttatttactgTAACGTCATATATCCGCTTATCAAAATTACTTCACGGCACAAATCTGAGAAACACAAACGCGTGAGATGAGTGACAAAATATTACCATGTTCTGTGTCTGGAAAAGTGGTTCGAGGTTTTGGTAGAGGCTCAAAAGCATTAGGCATTCCTACAGGTAtcacaatttatatatttaaaattctatatatgtaataacaatctaaagtattataatgtaaaaagaaaaaaacagattatattatcgaaattgaaatatttctattttttaaagtataacaacaattttatacaatctattatttatttttgaatacaatgtaattatatatatatatatatataatatattatattatatatatttagacatacatacacacacacaagttgtattaaattaaataaatctatagaaatttcaatttaattcgaacgctattataaataaatttctgtaaaaatcatttcaataTGTTAATATGTTACGATATATCTgatatttaagatatttttaacgagtttttatatacgataagcTTTTATGATGATATCATCTTAATTCGTTATCTGTGCAATATTGCGAATAcagattttttaaatttgccgTCTACATTGATGACATCTAATATGAAAGTTTTACTTATGAATATTTTCGCGCCTtttgaaacatatatatatatatatatatatatatatatatctgtatttgttttattcgtttctaatgtagattattatttttcagcAAACTTTTCAGAAAGCGTTGTTAATTCATTACCTAAAAATTTTGATACTGGTATATATTATGGTTGGGGTGCTTTAGAtggaaagatatataaaatggtTGCAAGTGTTGGATGGAAtccattttataaaaatgagaaaaaaacatttgttaagtggcaaacaatatatatatatattgaattatatatataaaattgaattataatgaagtatatagtatagttattaatctaatttcataataatcttttGTAGGAAGTtcatatattagaaatatttccaaatgatTTTTATGACAAGGAACTTAAAGTGATTGTTACTGGTTatatacgaaaagaaagagattttgCATCAAtaggtaaaataaattttcttttcttttatatcttttatattttaagtattataaaaatattaaatatataagaacaaTTCTTTTCAGAtgaattgataaaagaaataaagaatgataTTATGATTGCTGAGAAAGAATTAGACAAACCTAACATGTTGAATTACAAATATGATACTTTTTTAACAAGTTgaccaattttattttattataacaatgtctttcatttttatcaattaatttttacaaatatacttATTGTGAAAGTTACATTCTTTCTCCAATTCTTATATtcaaaatgtattaatatattttattcattatcaattttaagattataaaattgtatagaaaaaattacaaaatattatgttaagctaataagatgaaatatttgaatacattgaataatttgagattaatatatgaatacattatatttaatatacataaaacataaaattgtatataaatatttatacaaagtaaagaaattttattaatattaatatttaacaaaaaatatatgtaagatttgaaatattttttatttatagttttattattttaatttgatacCAATACATTGTTATTGCGAGGTATCATGATTTTGTTCATCAAACATTTGTATCATGGAagatggaggtggaggtggaggtggtggaggtaaaaaggataaaggtGAATTCACATATGAAGTTTGTGATTGCCAATACATATCTGTACGTGGAAATCTTATATTTGGAGCTGGAAATGTATTATGTCTATTAACATTTGCTGACGTAGCAGATTGAAACCTAGGAAGCATTCCAAAAGAAATCTTAGGATTTGGTATTGACGTTTCATTTCTGTTTACATTAATACATTGAGGGctaatattatacttgttgGAATTTTGATTGCTAGTTTGCAAGTTATTTGAATATGGCATATATCCATAAAGTCCATTATGCGTTGAATGCATTTGTTGAAAATTAGTcggataatttaaattattaaaatatggaAATGATGTCCATGGTGAACTATATGAATTAGATGTATCAGAACTATCATTATTTCTAACCTGAGATTTCCTTCCTTTAAAATTTTGTCCTATATTTCTGTTCCAAGGATGATTGGACTGCCAACTCGATGCTAAAAGTAAAAAGGTATAgtgttagaaataataattataagaaattaaatatttaacttaCTTGACTTGCGTCTTCGCTTATGTGGAATATTGTCCTCTGaactaattatttcatttactttcttttgttttaaattttcataatatttcctttcttcttcatcatcagaAAAATCTGGAgcctcatcatcatcaacagcATCGGTACCTTTCATTCTAAATAATCGgaagttatatttaataaatgaagtattatacgtgtaatagAACTACTCAATATTTACAACTTACTTAGTTAATTCATGTAAAAAGACAATAGATGTATATGGTGAGTTTGGACAATAATAAACTGCCATaccaatattaatttcattttcttttatatgtgCAGGACTATTAAATCTTACACAGTAATGTGGATCAGAAACTCGTCCAAAAACATCAAATACTCTGCCcaatgttctttttcctttatcaatAAAAAGGACAGTATCTAAATTAAGAGTTG
Proteins encoded:
- the LOC124429657 gene encoding magnesium-dependent phosphatase 1-like, translating into MSEKKPKIIVFDLDYTLWPFWVDTHVTPPFVKRKKDEIVDAHGQIIHYYKDVPDILKKLSEEGYELGVASRTSEIKGAKQLLNLLDWEKYFKYKEIYPGSKTTHFSQIKKLSNVEYKDMMFFDDEQRNISDLNKIGVLSILVKNGMTYEVIDDGLKKFSKL
- the LOC124429658 gene encoding riboflavin kinase, encoding MSDKILPCSVSGKVVRGFGRGSKALGIPTANFSESVVNSLPKNFDTGIYYGWGALDGKIYKMVASVGWNPFYKNEKKTFEVHILEIFPNDFYDKELKVIVTGYIRKERDFASIDELIKEIKNDIMIAEKELDKPNMLNYKYDTFLTS